One stretch of Corynebacterium callunae DSM 20147 DNA includes these proteins:
- a CDS encoding pyruvate carboxylase — MSTHTTSTLPAFKKILVANRGEIAVRAFRAAFETGAATVAIYPREDRGSFHRSFANEAVRIGTEGSPVKAYLDIDEIINAAKRVKADAIYPGYGFLSENAQLARECAENGITFIGPTPEVLDLTGDKSRAVTAAKEAGLPVLAESTPSKNIDEIVKSAEGQTYPIFVKAVAGGGGRGMRFVATPEELPQLAKEASREAEAAFGDGSVYVERAVLNPQHIEVQILGDHTGDIVHLYERDCSLQRRHQKVVEIAPAQHLDPKLRDRICADAVKFCRHIGYQGAGTVEFLVDEKGNHVFIEMNPRIQVEHTVTEEVTEVDLVKAQMRLAAGATLKDLGLTQDKIKTHGAALQCRITTEDPNNGFRPDTGTITAYRSPGGAGVRLDGAAQLGGEITAHFDSMLVKMTCRGSDFETAVARAQRALAEFTVSGVATNIGFLRALLREEDFTSKRIATGFITDHPHLLQAPPADDEPGRILDYLADVTVNKPHGSLPKNVARPIDKLPPIKDLPLPRGSRDRLKQLGPEAFARDLREQDALAVTDTTFRDAHQSLLATRVRSYALIPAAEAVAKLTPELLSVEAWGGATYDVAMRFLFEDPWARLDALREAMPNVNIQMLLRGRNTVGYTPYPDSVCRAFVQEAAKSGVDIFRIFDALNDVSQMRPAIDAVLETGTAVAEVAMAYSGDLSNPGEKLYTLDYYLKMAEEIVKSGAHILAIKDMAGLLRPAAATKLVTALRKEFDLPVHVHTHDTAGGQLATYLAAANAGADAVDGASAPLSGTTSQPSLSAIVAAFAHTRHDTGLSLEAVSDLEPYWEAVRGLYLPFESGTPGPTGRVYRHEIPGGQLSNLRAQAIALGLADRFELIEDNYAAVNEMLGRPTKVTPSSKVVGDLALHLVGAGVKPADFAADPQKYDIPDSVIAFLRGELGNPPGGWPEPLRTRALEGRAAGKAPMKEVPAEEQQHLDSENSAERRGTLNRLLFPKPTEEFLEHRRRFGNTSALDDREFFYGLVEGQETLIRLPHVRTPMVVRLDAISEPDDKGMRNVVTNVNGQIRPMRVRDRSVESVTATAEKADSSNKGHVAAPFAGVVTVTVNVGDEVKAGDPVAIIEAMKMEATITTPVAGVIDRVVVPAATKVEGGDLIVVVS; from the coding sequence GTGTCAACTCACACCACTTCCACGCTGCCGGCATTCAAAAAGATCTTGGTTGCTAACCGTGGAGAGATTGCAGTTCGCGCCTTCCGCGCCGCCTTTGAAACGGGAGCGGCCACCGTCGCTATTTATCCTCGCGAAGACCGTGGCTCCTTCCACCGCTCTTTTGCCAATGAGGCAGTGCGCATTGGTACCGAAGGATCTCCAGTTAAGGCCTACCTGGATATCGATGAGATTATTAATGCCGCCAAGCGAGTAAAAGCAGATGCTATTTACCCTGGTTATGGTTTCCTCTCCGAGAATGCTCAGTTAGCTCGCGAATGTGCCGAAAACGGCATTACCTTTATCGGACCTACCCCTGAGGTACTTGACCTCACCGGTGATAAGTCCCGTGCAGTTACTGCAGCTAAAGAAGCCGGACTGCCAGTTCTTGCAGAATCAACCCCCAGCAAGAACATTGATGAGATTGTTAAAAGCGCAGAAGGCCAGACTTACCCCATCTTTGTGAAGGCGGTAGCTGGTGGCGGCGGACGCGGTATGCGTTTTGTGGCAACTCCAGAAGAGCTTCCTCAACTTGCTAAGGAAGCATCCCGCGAAGCAGAAGCTGCCTTTGGTGATGGCTCAGTTTATGTTGAACGCGCAGTTTTAAATCCACAGCACATTGAGGTTCAGATCCTCGGCGACCACACTGGTGATATCGTCCACCTCTACGAGCGTGACTGTTCCTTGCAGCGCCGTCACCAGAAGGTTGTAGAGATCGCCCCAGCTCAGCACCTAGATCCTAAGCTGCGCGATCGTATTTGTGCCGATGCTGTGAAGTTCTGTCGCCACATTGGATACCAGGGTGCAGGCACCGTGGAATTCCTGGTGGATGAAAAGGGCAATCACGTCTTTATTGAGATGAACCCTCGTATCCAGGTGGAGCACACCGTTACTGAAGAAGTAACTGAAGTTGACTTGGTGAAGGCACAGATGCGCTTGGCCGCTGGTGCAACCTTGAAGGATCTGGGACTAACCCAGGACAAGATCAAGACCCACGGTGCGGCCCTGCAGTGCCGTATCACCACTGAAGATCCCAACAATGGTTTCCGCCCAGATACCGGAACCATCACCGCTTATCGCTCTCCAGGCGGAGCGGGTGTGCGCCTTGATGGTGCAGCTCAGCTCGGCGGCGAGATCACCGCGCACTTTGACTCCATGTTGGTGAAGATGACCTGCCGTGGTTCTGACTTTGAAACTGCAGTTGCGCGCGCTCAGCGTGCACTGGCAGAGTTCACCGTCTCCGGTGTGGCCACCAACATTGGCTTCCTCCGCGCCCTGCTGCGTGAAGAGGACTTCACCTCTAAGCGCATCGCCACCGGCTTTATTACCGATCACCCTCACCTGCTGCAGGCTCCACCTGCTGATGATGAGCCTGGCCGTATCCTCGATTACTTGGCTGATGTTACCGTCAATAAGCCACATGGCAGCCTGCCTAAGAACGTGGCTAGGCCTATCGATAAGCTGCCTCCGATCAAGGATCTGCCACTGCCACGCGGCTCCCGCGATCGCCTGAAGCAGCTGGGGCCTGAGGCTTTTGCCCGCGACCTGCGCGAGCAGGATGCACTGGCCGTCACCGATACCACCTTCCGCGACGCACACCAGTCCCTGCTGGCGACCCGTGTCCGCTCTTATGCCTTGATCCCTGCGGCGGAGGCCGTCGCAAAGCTCACCCCTGAGCTGTTGTCGGTGGAAGCCTGGGGCGGTGCTACTTACGATGTGGCCATGCGATTCCTCTTTGAGGATCCTTGGGCGCGCCTTGATGCGCTGCGCGAGGCTATGCCAAATGTCAACATTCAGATGTTGCTGCGTGGCCGAAACACCGTCGGTTACACCCCATACCCAGATTCTGTATGCCGCGCGTTTGTGCAGGAAGCCGCCAAGTCCGGCGTAGACATCTTCCGCATCTTTGATGCGCTTAACGACGTGTCCCAGATGCGTCCAGCAATTGACGCAGTCCTGGAAACTGGCACTGCAGTGGCTGAGGTTGCGATGGCCTACTCCGGCGATCTCTCCAACCCAGGTGAAAAGCTTTACACCCTGGACTACTACCTCAAGATGGCTGAGGAAATTGTCAAGAGTGGCGCTCATATCCTGGCAATTAAGGATATGGCTGGCCTGCTGCGCCCTGCTGCAGCAACCAAGCTGGTCACCGCACTGCGCAAGGAATTTGATCTGCCAGTGCACGTGCACACTCACGACACCGCAGGCGGCCAGCTGGCTACCTACCTAGCAGCAGCTAACGCAGGTGCTGACGCTGTTGATGGCGCATCCGCACCACTTTCCGGCACCACCTCCCAGCCTTCACTCTCGGCGATTGTGGCTGCCTTCGCACACACCCGTCACGATACCGGTCTGAGCCTGGAGGCAGTATCTGACCTCGAGCCATATTGGGAAGCAGTGCGCGGCCTCTACCTGCCATTCGAGTCCGGTACCCCAGGCCCAACCGGCCGTGTGTACCGGCACGAGATCCCAGGTGGTCAGCTTTCCAACCTGCGTGCCCAGGCAATTGCTCTTGGTTTGGCTGATCGTTTTGAGCTCATCGAAGACAACTACGCAGCTGTGAATGAGATGCTCGGCCGCCCAACCAAGGTCACGCCATCTTCCAAGGTGGTCGGCGATCTTGCGCTGCACCTGGTTGGTGCAGGCGTGAAGCCAGCTGATTTTGCGGCAGATCCACAGAAGTACGACATCCCAGATTCTGTGATTGCCTTCCTCCGCGGCGAACTTGGTAACCCTCCAGGAGGCTGGCCAGAACCACTGCGTACCCGTGCTTTGGAAGGTCGCGCAGCAGGCAAGGCACCAATGAAGGAAGTTCCAGCCGAGGAGCAGCAGCACCTTGATTCGGAAAATTCCGCAGAGCGCCGTGGCACCCTGAACCGCTTGCTCTTCCCGAAGCCAACCGAGGAATTCCTGGAGCACCGTCGTCGCTTTGGCAATACCTCAGCCCTAGATGACCGCGAGTTCTTCTACGGATTGGTTGAGGGTCAGGAAACCCTGATTCGTTTGCCTCATGTTCGCACCCCAATGGTGGTTCGACTTGATGCAATCTCAGAGCCTGATGATAAGGGCATGCGTAATGTGGTCACCAACGTTAACGGCCAGATTCGCCCCATGCGTGTGCGTGACCGTTCCGTGGAGTCTGTCACCGCAACTGCAGAGAAGGCAGATAGCTCCAACAAGGGCCATGTAGCAGCACCATTTGCTGGTGTTGTCACCGTAACCGTCAATGTTGGCGATGAGGTCAAGGCTGGCGATCCAGTGGCCATCATCGAAGCTATGAAGATGGAAGCAACTATCACTACTCCAGTAGCTGGTGTGATTGATCGCGTGGTTGTTCCGGCAGCCACCAAGGTTGAGGGCGGCGACCTCATCGTTGTAGTTTCCTAA
- a CDS encoding GTP-binding protein, with protein MAPLTPVTVLSGFLGSSKTTLLNQLLEHRGGKKIAVIVNDFSEINIDAALIAAEGHLTRGEDRFGELTNGCICCTLREDLVESVGSLARSEKFDHIVIESTGISEPMPVAATFEWQWEDGTRLADHAPLDTMVTLVDCTQFLDQIRRNTQLSSAGMAAAEEDERTIADLLTDQVEFADRIYLTKADLVSQQRLDQTRALVHTLNPRALISPLVDGLSEGRPVVEEILGAQLYDEATARTYEGYAEELANPHTPETEEYGISSLVFRSDRPFDKQRLLEALRSTVGLVRSKGYCWLSDNLDIVQVWHQAGPNLSIRPAAYWASSELTPGTELVLIGIALDAPALRAKLEAATLSDTELTRLLS; from the coding sequence ATGGCGCCCCTCACCCCTGTTACCGTGTTATCCGGATTTTTAGGATCCAGTAAAACCACCCTGCTCAATCAGCTTTTGGAACACCGCGGAGGGAAGAAAATCGCGGTAATTGTCAATGATTTCTCCGAGATCAATATTGACGCAGCCCTCATCGCTGCCGAAGGACACCTCACCCGTGGCGAGGATCGTTTTGGGGAATTGACCAATGGTTGCATCTGCTGCACCCTGCGCGAAGACCTGGTGGAATCGGTCGGCTCGCTGGCTCGTAGTGAAAAATTTGACCACATTGTCATTGAATCAACCGGTATTTCTGAGCCCATGCCCGTGGCCGCCACCTTTGAATGGCAATGGGAGGATGGCACCCGTCTGGCCGATCACGCTCCGCTGGACACCATGGTCACCTTGGTTGACTGCACCCAGTTTTTGGATCAAATCCGGCGCAACACCCAGCTGAGTTCCGCCGGAATGGCAGCTGCCGAGGAAGATGAGCGCACCATTGCTGATCTCCTCACCGACCAGGTGGAATTTGCCGATCGCATTTATCTGACAAAGGCCGATCTGGTGTCTCAGCAACGCCTCGATCAAACTCGCGCGCTGGTGCACACTCTAAATCCCCGCGCCTTGATCTCTCCCCTGGTAGATGGCTTAAGTGAGGGCCGCCCGGTGGTTGAGGAGATCTTGGGCGCGCAGCTTTATGATGAAGCCACCGCACGCACCTATGAGGGTTATGCCGAGGAATTGGCCAATCCACACACCCCGGAGACGGAGGAATATGGCATTAGTTCGCTGGTTTTCCGCAGCGATCGCCCCTTTGATAAGCAGCGTTTGCTCGAAGCTTTGCGCTCTACCGTGGGTTTGGTGCGTTCCAAGGGTTATTGCTGGTTGTCCGATAATCTTGACATCGTCCAGGTGTGGCACCAGGCTGGTCCCAATTTAAGCATCCGCCCCGCCGCCTATTGGGCATCTAGTGAGCTCACACCGGGCACCGAGCTGGTGCTCATTGGCATCGCGCTCGATGCCCCTGCGCTGCGAGCCAAGCTGGAGGCCGCCACGCTGAGTGATACGGAATTAACCCGGCTGCTTAGTTAA
- a CDS encoding YbbN family protein, with product MHDHSHDSCSPDLERDLRITGQLPPSQEHKIPDLAELNQDHQAAEITQISAANLKKDVIELSHKIPVIVLIGNSLQATFSPLKQELSQLASHAGLSWSLALVDPDRAADVASQFRPRQLPVVYAVVGGTSVSNFEPGLPGIELADWLEDVLSNHGTNLPGLAADATPAGQAEQPMAQNQDHRLWQAAEAVNAGDFAQALDLYKELLQEQPQNPTLLRAQAAVSVLQRVQESSRESDPIALSAAQPQDISQALKAADAFVMLDQPLEGVEKLSELLHTAPENAELRAQCWRGKIWLQRLLTKQPG from the coding sequence ATGCATGACCATTCCCATGATTCTTGTTCCCCCGACCTTGAACGTGACCTGCGCATCACTGGCCAATTGCCGCCTAGTCAAGAACATAAAATCCCGGATTTGGCAGAGCTCAACCAAGACCACCAAGCTGCGGAAATTACCCAGATCAGCGCAGCAAATCTCAAAAAAGATGTGATTGAGCTATCTCATAAGATTCCGGTGATTGTGCTCATTGGAAATTCTTTGCAAGCTACTTTTTCGCCCCTTAAACAAGAGCTTTCTCAGCTTGCTAGCCACGCGGGTTTAAGTTGGTCGCTGGCTTTGGTGGATCCCGATCGAGCTGCTGATGTGGCCTCGCAATTTAGGCCTCGCCAATTGCCGGTGGTTTATGCCGTGGTGGGTGGAACGAGCGTCTCCAATTTTGAGCCAGGTTTGCCAGGCATTGAGCTCGCGGACTGGCTGGAGGATGTGCTGAGCAATCATGGCACAAACTTACCGGGATTAGCAGCTGATGCCACACCAGCTGGGCAAGCGGAACAACCAATGGCCCAAAACCAAGATCACAGGTTATGGCAGGCTGCAGAGGCAGTTAATGCCGGTGACTTTGCGCAGGCGCTAGATCTTTATAAGGAACTACTGCAGGAACAGCCACAGAACCCGACGCTACTGAGAGCGCAGGCTGCGGTGTCGGTGCTGCAGCGGGTCCAGGAATCCAGCCGGGAGAGCGATCCCATTGCCTTATCAGCAGCTCAACCACAGGATATTTCCCAGGCACTCAAAGCAGCAGATGCCTTTGTGATGCTGGACCAGCCCCTGGAAGGCGTCGAAAAGCTCTCTGAATTGCTGCACACCGCACCCGAAAATGCCGAGCTCCGCGCGCAGTGTTGGCGCGGCAAAATTTGGCTGCAGCGACTTTTAACTAAGCAGCCGGGTTAA
- a CDS encoding NAD(P)H-quinone dehydrogenase, whose amino-acid sequence MAKRIVIIGGGPAGYEAALVGAKYGAEVTVIEDEGAGGSAVTLDCVPSKSFIAGTGIKTDLRRADDMGLNRGLGKAHLEIDALNVRVKALAQAQSEDIRGQLQRAGVRLIDGFGRFDDYNTKQTTHYIKVTHADGSEETVECDLVLVATGATPRILKGAEPDGERIVTWRQVYDIEDLPTHLIVVGSGVTGAEFVSAFAELGVKVTMVASRDRILPHDDADAADVLETVLAERGVSLEKHARVDSVTRTEDGGVCVRTADGREIYGSHALMTVGSIPNTHDLGLENIGVELTPSGHIKVDRVSRTNISGVYAAGDCTDLFPLASVAAMQGRVAMYHALGEGVSPIRLKTVATAVFTRPEIAAVGITHAQVDSGEVSARVIVLPLATNPRAKMRSLRHGFVKLFCRRNSGLIIGGVIVAPTASELILPIAVAVTNQLTVADLAATFAVYPSLSGSITEAARQLMQHDDLG is encoded by the coding sequence ATGGCAAAGAGAATCGTAATCATCGGCGGTGGCCCAGCAGGCTACGAAGCTGCTCTAGTAGGCGCTAAATATGGCGCCGAGGTCACCGTTATCGAAGATGAGGGAGCGGGTGGATCAGCGGTTACCCTAGACTGCGTTCCTTCCAAGTCTTTTATTGCCGGTACGGGTATCAAGACTGACCTTCGTCGTGCAGATGACATGGGCCTTAACCGCGGATTGGGTAAGGCTCATCTCGAGATCGATGCTCTTAATGTCCGTGTGAAGGCTCTCGCTCAGGCTCAGTCTGAGGATATTCGCGGTCAGCTGCAGCGCGCCGGTGTGCGTTTGATTGACGGCTTTGGTCGTTTTGATGATTACAACACCAAGCAGACCACTCACTACATCAAGGTCACCCATGCCGATGGCAGTGAAGAAACTGTGGAGTGTGATCTTGTGCTGGTTGCTACCGGTGCGACCCCTCGCATTCTTAAAGGTGCAGAACCAGACGGCGAGCGCATTGTCACTTGGCGTCAGGTTTATGACATTGAAGATCTCCCAACCCACTTGATTGTTGTCGGTTCTGGCGTAACCGGTGCGGAGTTTGTCTCTGCCTTTGCTGAGCTTGGCGTGAAGGTCACCATGGTGGCTTCCCGCGACCGCATCCTTCCACACGATGATGCGGATGCTGCTGATGTGTTGGAAACCGTTCTTGCAGAGCGTGGCGTCTCTCTGGAGAAGCATGCTCGCGTGGATTCTGTTACTCGCACCGAAGATGGTGGCGTGTGCGTTCGTACTGCTGATGGCCGCGAAATCTACGGCTCCCATGCTTTGATGACTGTCGGTTCTATTCCCAATACCCATGATTTGGGCTTGGAGAACATCGGCGTGGAGCTGACTCCTTCCGGTCACATCAAGGTGGACCGTGTTTCCCGCACCAACATCTCTGGCGTTTACGCTGCCGGCGACTGTACCGACTTGTTCCCACTGGCATCTGTGGCAGCAATGCAGGGCCGTGTGGCTATGTATCACGCACTGGGTGAGGGTGTATCCCCAATTCGCCTGAAGACTGTGGCGACTGCAGTGTTTACCCGCCCAGAGATTGCGGCTGTGGGTATCACTCACGCACAGGTTGATTCCGGTGAGGTTTCTGCGCGTGTGATTGTTTTGCCACTGGCTACCAACCCACGTGCCAAGATGCGTTCCCTGCGCCACGGCTTTGTAAAGCTCTTCTGTCGCCGTAACTCTGGTTTGATCATCGGTGGTGTGATTGTGGCACCAACGGCGTCTGAGCTTATTTTGCCGATTGCAGTGGCTGTGACCAATCAGCTCACGGTGGCGGATTTGGCTGCTACTTTTGCGGTGTATCCTTCCTTGTCCGGTTCGATTACCGAGGCTGCTCGTCAGCTGATGCAGCATGATGATTTGGGCTAA
- a CDS encoding acetyl/propionyl/methylcrotonyl-CoA carboxylase subunit alpha, translating to MSVETRKITKVLVANRGEIAIRVFRAARDEGIASVAVYAEPDADAPFVAYADEAFALGGNTSAESYLVIDKIIDAARKSGADAIHPGYGFLAENADFAEAVINEGLIWIGPSPEAIRSLGDKVTARHIANNANAPMAPGTKEPVKDASEVVAFAEEFGLPIAIKAAFGGGGRGMKVAYKMEEVAELFESATREATAAFGRGECFVERYLDKARHVECQVIADKHGNVVVAGTRDCSLQRRFQKLVEEAPAPFLTDEQRERLHSSAKAICKEAGYYGAGTVEYLVGSDGLISFLEVNTRLQVEHPVTEETTGLDLVREMFHIAEGAELSIKEDPTPRGHAFEFRINGEDAGSNFMPAPGKITGYREPSGPGIRMDSGVVEGSEISGQFDSMLAKLIVWGATREQALERSRRALAEYVVEGMPTVIPFHQHIVSNPAFVGDDNGFEIYTKWIEEVWDNPIAPYTDAADLEDEDKVPAQKVVVEIDGRRVEIALPGDLALGGGANGPKKKSKKRRSGGAKAGVSGDAVAAPMQGTVIKVNVEEGAEVNEGDIVVVLEAMKMENPVKAHKSGTVTGLAVAAGEGVNKGAVLLEIK from the coding sequence AAGATCACCAAGGTTCTTGTCGCGAACCGCGGTGAGATCGCAATCCGTGTGTTCCGTGCTGCTCGCGATGAGGGAATCGCCTCCGTCGCTGTTTACGCCGAGCCAGATGCAGACGCACCATTTGTTGCGTACGCAGATGAAGCATTCGCACTTGGAGGCAACACTTCTGCCGAGTCCTACCTTGTCATCGACAAGATTATCGACGCTGCCCGCAAGTCCGGCGCCGACGCTATCCACCCTGGTTATGGCTTCCTCGCTGAAAATGCAGATTTTGCAGAAGCAGTTATCAACGAAGGCCTGATCTGGATCGGACCTTCACCAGAGGCAATTCGCTCCTTGGGCGACAAGGTCACTGCTCGCCACATCGCTAACAACGCCAACGCCCCAATGGCTCCTGGTACCAAAGAGCCAGTTAAGGATGCCAGCGAAGTTGTGGCATTCGCCGAGGAATTTGGTCTGCCAATCGCTATCAAGGCTGCCTTCGGTGGCGGCGGACGTGGCATGAAGGTTGCCTACAAGATGGAAGAGGTTGCAGAGCTTTTTGAATCCGCAACCCGTGAAGCAACCGCAGCCTTCGGCCGTGGAGAGTGCTTTGTGGAGCGTTACCTGGATAAGGCACGCCACGTAGAGTGCCAGGTTATCGCCGATAAGCACGGCAACGTTGTTGTTGCTGGTACCCGTGACTGCTCCCTGCAGCGCCGTTTCCAGAAGCTTGTTGAAGAAGCTCCAGCCCCATTCCTCACCGATGAGCAGCGCGAGCGTCTACACTCTTCCGCTAAGGCTATTTGTAAAGAAGCTGGCTACTACGGTGCTGGCACCGTTGAGTACCTAGTTGGTTCCGATGGACTTATCTCCTTCCTTGAGGTCAACACCCGTCTACAGGTGGAACACCCAGTTACTGAAGAGACCACCGGCCTAGACCTAGTCCGCGAGATGTTCCACATCGCTGAGGGCGCAGAACTTTCCATCAAGGAAGACCCAACCCCACGCGGCCACGCTTTTGAATTCCGTATTAACGGCGAGGATGCTGGCTCCAACTTCATGCCAGCTCCTGGCAAGATCACCGGCTACCGTGAGCCATCAGGCCCTGGTATCCGCATGGATTCCGGCGTTGTTGAAGGATCTGAAATCTCTGGTCAGTTCGACTCCATGTTGGCTAAGCTCATCGTTTGGGGCGCTACCCGTGAGCAGGCTCTTGAGCGCTCCCGCCGTGCGCTGGCTGAGTATGTTGTTGAGGGCATGCCCACCGTTATTCCTTTCCACCAGCACATTGTTTCCAACCCTGCATTTGTGGGCGATGACAATGGCTTTGAGATCTACACCAAGTGGATCGAAGAGGTATGGGATAACCCAATCGCTCCATATACCGATGCAGCTGATCTGGAAGATGAAGATAAGGTCCCAGCTCAGAAGGTTGTTGTGGAGATCGATGGTCGCCGTGTAGAGATCGCCCTCCCAGGTGACCTTGCCCTCGGTGGCGGTGCCAACGGCCCTAAGAAGAAGTCCAAGAAGCGTCGTTCCGGTGGCGCCAAGGCTGGCGTATCCGGCGATGCAGTGGCAGCTCCAATGCAGGGCACTGTCATCAAGGTCAACGTTGAAGAAGGCGCTGAAGTTAATGAGGGCGATATCGTTGTTGTCCTTGAAGCTATGAAGATGGAAAACCCTGTCAAGGCTCACAAGTCCGGTACTGTTACCGGCTTGGCAGTAGCTGCTGGCGAAGGTGTTAATAAGGGTGCTGTTCTCCTCGAGATCAAGTAA